A genomic window from Lotus japonicus ecotype B-129 chromosome 1, LjGifu_v1.2 includes:
- the LOC130722039 gene encoding heat stress transcription factor B-4 — MALLLDNCEGILLSLDSHKSVPAPFLTKTYQLVDDPATDHIVSWGEDDTTFIVWRPPEFARDLLPNYFKHNNFSSFVRQLNTYGFRKIVPDRWEFANEFFKKGEKHLLCEIHRRKTAQPNQTGINHHHHGGFFPFSSRASISPDSEDLQQQTNWCDSPPPLITSSSPKGVSAATAAAAMMMNSGASYGTSVTALSEDNERLRRSNNMLMSELAHMKKLYNDIIYFVQNHVKPVAPSNSYSSSSMLLCNTVASSTPIPSNVPLMQRPMNQVMGYYSTNPKQVSHNHHHHHQPQNQTNVVVNSPTNTSRSSITVSGEANNNNSSNNTCKTKLFGVSLQSKKRVHPDSDTNKLARLVLEKDDLGLNLMPRSTC; from the exons ATGGCTCTTCTCCTAGACAACTGCGAAGGCATTCTCCTCTCCCTAGACTCCCACAAATCAGTCCCCGCTCCCTTCCTCACCAAAACCTACCAGCTCGTCGACGACCCCGCCACCGATCACATCGTCTCCTGGGGCGAAGACGACACCACCTTCATCGTCTGGCGGCCACCGGAGTTCGCCAGAGACCTCCTCCCTAACTACTTCAAGCACAACAACTTCTCCAGCTTTGTCCGCCAACTCAACACATAT GGTTTCAGGAAAATCGTTCCAGATAGATGGGAGTTTGCTAACGAGTTCTTCAAGAAAGGAGAGAAGCATTTACTCTGCGAGATCCACCGCAGAAAAACCGCTCAACCCAACCAAACCGGcatcaaccaccaccaccacggtGGTTTCTTCCCGTTTTCAAGTAGAGCAAGCATCTCTCCAGATTCTGAGGATTTACAACAGCAAACCAACTGGTGCGACTCTCCGCCGCCGCTCATCACTTCTTCTTCCCCCAAAGGCGTCTCCGCCGCCACGGCAGCGGCGGCGATGATGATGAACAGCGGAGCCAGCTACGGCACTTCTGTCACTGCGCTTTCTGAAGATAATGAAAGACTCAGGCGAAGCAACAACATGCTCATGTCCGAGCTCGCTCACATGAAGAAGCTTTACAATGATATCATCTACTTCGTTCAGAATCATGTGAAGCCGGTGGCACCAAGtaactcttattcttcttcttctatgcTTCTCTGCAACACAGTAGCATCATCAACCCCTATTCCTAGCAATGTTCCATTGATGCAGAGGCCAATGAATCAGGTTATGGGGTATTATTCTACTAACCCTAAGCAAGTTTCTCataatcaccaccaccaccatcaacctCAAAATCAAACCAATGTTGTTGTGAACTCTCCAACCAACACATCAAGAAGCTCCATAACCGTTTCTGGAGAGGCTAATAATAACAACAGTAGCAACAACACCTGCAAGACTAAGCTTTTTGGGGTCTCTTTACAGTCCAAGAAAAGAGTGCACCCTGATTCAGACACCAACAAGCTAGCTCGCTTGGTTTTGGAAAAAGATGATCTAGGCTTAAATCTCATGCCTCGTTCCACTTGTTAG